The Oscillospiraceae bacterium genome includes the window GCCGTCGATATCGAACTGCAGTTCATGGCGGGTTTTATTGATCTCGTCCACCCGCTCGATGATTTTCTCAAAATCGGAAGTCAGGACATATTTTGAAGCCGGAAAGCCGAGCTTTTCCAGATAATCCAGCGATTCGCTGTGCCTTGAAATTTCTTTTCCGCGAATCTGCTGAATGTTAAACACAATCACCGCAAGATGCCGCGATCTGGTGATCTCGCTGTCTTTTTGCCGCAGTGAACCGGCGGCGGCGTTGCGCGGGTTTTTAAACGGAACTTCACCGTTATCATTCTGCGCCTCAACCAGTTTGGCAAAAACGTTTTTCGGCATATAGACCTCGCCGCGCACCTCTAAAAACTCCGGCCCGCCCTTTAGCTTTTTCGGGACTGACTCAATCGTCATCAGGTTTGCGGTCACATCCTCGCCGGTTTTGCCGTCGCCGCGGGTGGAACCACGCACAAAAACGCCGTTTTCATATTCGAGCGAGACCGAAAGCCCGTCGATTTTGGCTTCGACGACGAATTCGGCATCGGGAAAACTTTCCTTGACCCGGTGTTCGAAATCCCGCAGCTCCTCATAAGAAAACACGTCCTGCAAACTCTCCATCGGCACAATGTGTTCGACGGGCGAAAAAAGCCGGGATGCCTTTCCGCCGACCTTAGAGATCGGTTCCAACTCAAAAGCAAGCTCGGGGAACCGGGCGATGATCTCCCTCAGTTCCCTTGTCTGTTGATCGTATTCAAAATCCGATAACGAGGGGTTGTCCTGATTGTAATACTCCTCGTTGGCCTTTTCGATTTGTTTTCTCAAAGCTTCGGCGCGTGCCTTTGCATCATTCAAAACCAATTCCGCCAATTCCATTGCTCCCATCCGGATTCGCCATAAAATCGTTTATGTTGCTTGAAGTAGTCCCCGATCCGGTGACTTCGGTGAACCCCTGCGGTACCGCGCCGACAATGACGGTTTCGGCGATGCAGAAATCCGCCGTGACCTCGGAAGTCGCCGAATAGCCGGCCATCACAATTGTGACCGTACCGGTGACCGACATCATAATTCTGTGCAGTGTCTGATTGATGCCGGCACTTGTGAATTCGTTGGTGATCGCTGTGGTCACATATCCCACCGGCACCAGCCGAACTTCAATTTTGGGGCCTCTGCCTGTGAAGACGTTGCTTCCGATCAGCGTACCGAGTGCGATATAGAGTTTACCGTCGTCATATTCCGAAAGGCGTTTTTGGATCGCTGTGGTCAAGCCGGCTTTCAGCGTGTTCAGCATCGTCATATTGGTTCTCACGACGCTCAGACCGTTTTCGTTTGTCTGGATATAGATCAGATTTAAATAATCGGTATTATCCGCGGCCAAAACCTCGGTGACGCAGGAGTTGATGGCGAGAGTGCTGTATTCTTTGGCCTTGGTCTGGGCTAATTGGATTACGACGCTTCTCAGGCGTTTGTCGGCTGTTCTTATTATGGCAAATATACACCCGATAATTAACAGCCAAAGAATAATCGTTCTTGCGACGGCGCCGCGACGCCTTCTCCGCTTTCTGTCCATAATCTATACCGCCCCCGGTGAATTATATGCGTTATTCGGGCGGATGTGACGAAAACCGGGCAGGCAAAATGCCCGCCCGTATGTTTTCAGTTTATCTTATTCGGCCTTTTCCGGAGTGTCCACGGCCTTTTTCTTTGTCGTACGTTTGGGTTTCGGCGTTTCATCCACCGCTGCTGAATCGACAGCCGGTTCGGCGGTCACTGCAGGGGTCAACTCAGCCGATGTTTCGTTTGCCGCCGCCGGTACAGCGGGAGTTGTTGTAGCCACGGTCTGCGCGTTCGCCTCATCCTTCTCCTCCGGAAGCAGCGCGCGAATCGACAGGCTGACCTTCTTGGAATCCGTGTTGATATCGATGATTTTGGCGTCAACTTCTTCGCCCCTCTTGAGTACATCGGAGGGTTTAACAATTACGCGGTTGGCAATGTTGGAGATGTGAATCAGACCCTCAATACCCGGAACAACCGTCGCGAATGCGCCGTAGGTAACCAAGCTGGTGATTGTGACCTTTGCGGTATCGCCGACTTTATACTGCGCCAATAACTTATTGAACGGATCGTCCTCGGAGAATTTCGCAGTCAGCGAAATGCGTTTCTTCTCGGGATCAAGTTCTTTGATCATGACCTTGAGATCCTGACCGACCGTCACGACATCTTCGACGTTCTTGAAACGGTTCCAACTGAGTTCGGTACGGTGTACAAGTCCGTCCGGGCCGTTCAGGTTGACAAACACGCCGAACTGCGCAACCGAGCGCACCTTGCCGACGATGACGTCGCCGACTTTGGCGGTCTCCCAGAACTTCTCGGTCAGTTCCTTGCGGTTGCTGGTCGATGCTTTGCGAATCGAGCCGACCGCGCGTTTTCTTCTGCCGCGTTCGTCGATATCGATAATGATGAACTTGACGGTCTTTTTGAGCAGATCGTCGAGATTGCCCTCTCTGGGAATTCCCGTGTGGGATGCCGGAATAAACACACGAACGCCCTCGTATGTAACGATCACGCCGCCGCCGACATTCTCGACCACCGTACCCTCGAGCACGGCACCGCTGTCTTTGGCTTCGAGAATCTTAACCCAGTTCTCATTGGCGTCGACGCGTTTTTTGGACATCATCACGGTGCCATCGACGTCATTTGTCTTCAGCACCATCAGTGTGAGTTCGTCCCCCACCTTGACGAGATCGGAGGTCTTGGCATTGGGATCGTTGGTGAGTTCGTCGAGCGGGATATAGCCGGCATGTTTGCGGCCGATATCGACGGCGACCTCGCCCGGATAAACAGCGGTTACGATGCCCTTGATGGTATCCGACTTGGAAAGCCGTTTATACGACTCTTCAAGCTCGGTTTCGAAGTCGAATTCCTCAGATTTGGCTTCTGTTTTGGCCTTCCCGACCTCTTCTTGGCCTTGAAGAATTTCTTTGTTTTCGTCCATCTTATGAACAACCTCCATAATGTTTTTAACCGGAGTCGACGCCCCTGCGGTGATGCCGATTCGGCGGCAGTCCGGTACCCGCGAGATCTCGTCGGGATTTTCGACACGTATAGTTTTCGTGATCGCGTTACAGACCTCAAAGAGCTTTGTGGTATTCGAGCTCT containing:
- the yunB gene encoding sporulation protein YunB, with amino-acid sequence MDRKRRRRRGAVARTIILWLLIIGCIFAIIRTADKRLRSVVIQLAQTKAKEYSTLAINSCVTEVLAADNTDYLNLIYIQTNENGLSVVRTNMTMLNTLKAGLTTAIQKRLSEYDDGKLYIALGTLIGSNVFTGRGPKIEVRLVPVGYVTTAITNEFTSAGINQTLHRIMMSVTGTVTIVMAGYSATSEVTADFCIAETVIVGAVPQGFTEVTGSGTTSSNINDFMANPDGSNGIGGIGFE
- a CDS encoding bifunctional 4-hydroxy-3-methylbut-2-enyl diphosphate reductase/30S ribosomal protein S1; translated protein: MEIIVCKNAGACFGVNRAVDMLDGLLAKGKKVCTLGPLLHNKRFMKELTEKGVRVIDDPSEAQPGECVLIRSHGVPEATVEQLTTLGLEFYDATCPCVARIHKLVSGIPKEDILLVAGDASHPEVIGILGHTACEAHTFGALSELEGLISKNSNFVEKTIWCVAQTTFSVSEWKKGEEILKKHYTNLKIFDTICSTTRLRQAEAKEVASVCDLVFVIGDRESSNTTKLFEVCNAITKTIRVENPDEISRVPDCRRIGITAGASTPVKNIMEVVHKMDENKEILQGQEEVGKAKTEAKSEEFDFETELEESYKRLSKSDTIKGIVTAVYPGEVAVDIGRKHAGYIPLDELTNDPNAKTSDLVKVGDELTLMVLKTNDVDGTVMMSKKRVDANENWVKILEAKDSGAVLEGTVVENVGGGVIVTYEGVRVFIPASHTGIPREGNLDDLLKKTVKFIIIDIDERGRRKRAVGSIRKASTSNRKELTEKFWETAKVGDVIVGKVRSVAQFGVFVNLNGPDGLVHRTELSWNRFKNVEDVVTVGQDLKVMIKELDPEKKRISLTAKFSEDDPFNKLLAQYKVGDTAKVTITSLVTYGAFATVVPGIEGLIHISNIANRVIVKPSDVLKRGEEVDAKIIDINTDSKKVSLSIRALLPEEKDEANAQTVATTTPAVPAAANETSAELTPAVTAEPAVDSAAVDETPKPKRTTKKKAVDTPEKAE